The following are encoded in a window of Clarias gariepinus isolate MV-2021 ecotype Netherlands chromosome 8, CGAR_prim_01v2, whole genome shotgun sequence genomic DNA:
- the mtres1 gene encoding mitochondrial transcription rescue factor 1 — MQSLSVKALTLRQLGRLTSLQVPSAWHGASVCLHCPRALHARQLWGAGAPLVQRSAALLKPRDASRTSPYQQTRCKGYKRRKGRAGGAEGEEEEEEEEDPEASDYEDELQDDPTLPKDYRDQERALQSLRFDLVMKTGLDIARHKIEDAFYEHKLRLNGQKLIKKSKTVKVGDTLDLIVEEDKEKDTVTLKRVVLKKIVGETNDGEKQKVLLRSWKHLQLPKRDAFRE; from the exons ATGCAGAGTTTGTCTGTGAAGGCCCTGACCCTGCGCCAGCTCGGGAGACTCACGTCCCTGCAGGTCCCGTCCGCGTGGCACGGTGCGAGCGTGTGTCTGCACTGCCCGCGGGCGCTTCACGCTCGTCAGCTCTGGGGCGCAGGCGCTCCTCTGGTGCAGCGCTCAGCGGCGCTTCTCAAACCACGAGACGCCTCCCGCACCTCGCCGTATCAGCAGACCCGCTGTAAAGGCTACAAGCGGAGGAAGGGCCGAGCGGGAGGGGCCGAaggggaggaagaggaggaggaggaggaggatccTGAGGCGAGCGATTACGAGGACGAGCTGCAGGACGATCCCACGTTACCTAAAGACTACAGAGACCAGGAGAGGGCGCTACAGTCGCTACGCTTCGATCTCGTCATGAAGACGGGACTCGACATCGCTAGGCA TAAAATCGAGGACGCCTTCTACGAGCACAAGCTGAGACTAAACGGACAGAAGCTGATAAAGAAGAGCAAAACT GTCAAAGTGGGAGACACACTGGACCTGATCGTTGAGGAGGACAAAGAGAAGGACACGGTGACGCTGAAGAGGGTCGTCCTGAAGAAGATTGTCGGAGAAACGAACGACGGAGAAAAACAGAAAGTCCTGCTGAGGAGCTGGAAACATCTTCAGCTTCCCAAACGAGACGCCTTCAGGGAATAA
- the kcns3a gene encoding potassium voltage-gated channel subfamily S member 3a has product MVYGQILHRCGPDENLLNLNVGGFKQKVSRSLLQRFPHTRLGRLLLCSSESAILELCDDYSVNEHEFYFDRNPRFFRYVLNFYHTGKIHLMEELCVFSFSQELEYWGIKELYLDSCCSNKFHEQKEGEKDHDWDRNEDEQLQESFDSSMEELSELDKDVEKFEGTWCSEKRKQLWLRLENPGHSLTAKLLAVVSLSVVLISIAAMCVHSMPEFHQVDANERAMEDPVLAAFETFCVLWFTFEFVVRLVVAPCLRKFASNALNIIDFVSVIPFYATLALETADAEESEELENVGKVVQILRLMRIFRILKLARHSVGLRSLGATLRHSYHEVGLLVLFLSVGISIFSVLVYFAERDDDESELQTIPIGWWWATISMTTVGYGDTYPVTLAGKLIGTLCIVCGLLVVALPITIIFNKFSKYYERQKALVESDQYESNLKIPIPGIPIFSMNDLYANGNAINSLLDSLSTRSSTGSERDDKDNQDSEDGTWVTS; this is encoded by the coding sequence ATGGTGTATGGGCAGATCCTGCACCGATGCGGCCCGGACGAGAACCTCCTCAACCTGAACGTGGGAGGTTTCAAGCAGAAAGTCTCTCGCTCTTTGCTCCAGCGCTTCCCACACACTCGTCTCGGACGTTTGCTCCTCTGCAGCTCAGAGTCGGCCATTCTGGAGTTATGCGACGACTACAGCGTGAACGAGCACGAATTCTACTTCGACCGTAACCCGCGCTTCTTTCGCTACGTGCTGAACTTTTACCACACAGGTAAGATCCATCTGATGGAGGAGCTTTGTGTGTTTAGCTTCAGCCAGGAACTCGAGTACTGGGGCATCAAGGAGCTTTACCTGGATTCATGCTGCAGCAACAAGTTCCACGAGCAGAAGGAAGGTGAAAAGGATCACGACTGGGACCGGAACGAGGATGAGCAGCTTCAAGAGAGCTTTGATTCCTCCATGGAGGAGCTTTCAGAGCTGGATAAGGACGTGGAGAAGTTTGAAGGCACCTGGTGCTCGGAGAAGCGTAAGCAGCTGTGGCTGAGGTTGGAGAATCCGGGGCATTCGCTCACAGCTAAGCTGCTAGCCGTGGTTTCTCTGAGCGTGGTTCTGATCAGCATCGCGGCCATGTGTGTTCACAGCATGCCCGAGTTCCACCAAGTGGATGCGAACGAAAGAGCCATGGAAGATCCGGTTCTAGCCGCATTTGAGACCTTTTGCGTGCTCTGGTTCACTTTCGAGTTTGTGGTACGCTTAGTGGTAGCGCCGTGCCTCCGTAAGTTTGCCAGCAACGCTTTGAACATCATAGATTTTGTCTCGGTGATACCGTTTTATGCCACATTAGCACTGGAAACAGCAGATGCCGAGGAAAGCGAGGAGCTGGAGAACGTCGGGAAGGTGGTGCAGATCCTGAGGCTCATGCGCATCTTTAGGATACTGAAGTTAGCGCGTCACTCTGTGGGTCTCCGATCCCTCGGGGCGACTTTGCGTCACAGCTACCACGAGGTCGGCCTCCTCGTCCTCTTCCTCTCCGTCGGGATTTCCATCTTCTCTGTGCTCGTGTACTTCGCAGAGAGAGATGACGATGAATCCGAGCTCCAGACGATACCCATCGGGTGGTGGTGGGCCACGATTAGCATGACTACAGTCGGATACGGAGACACCTATCCTGTCACGCTAGCCGGGAAGCTCATCGGGACTCTGTGCATCGTGTGTGGCCTCCTAGTGGTGGCGCTGCCCATCACCATCATCTTCAACAAGTTCTCTAAGTATTACGAGAGACAGAAAGCTCTGGTGGAGTCGGATCAGTATGAAAGCAACTTAAAAATTCCTATTCCAGGGATTCCTATATTCAGCATGAACGATCTTTATGCTAACGGTAATGCGATTAACTCACTTTTGGACAGTTTGTCCACCAGAAGTAGCACAGGAAGTGAAAGGGACGATAAAGACAATCAGGACAGTGAAGATGGAACTTGGGTTACTTCATga
- the wdr35 gene encoding WD repeat-containing protein 35, which translates to MFIYLSKKIAIPNNIRLKCVSWNRNQGFIACGGDEGLLKVLKLETQTDDAKLKGLAAPSNLSMNQTLEGHTGAVQVVTWNEQYQKLTTSDQNGLIIVWMLYKGSWYEEMINNRNKSVVRSMSWNADGEKICIVYEDGAVIVGSVDGNRIWGKELKGIQLAHVAWSPDSKILLFGMANGEIHIYDNQGNFIMKMTLHCLMNVTGAVSIAGIHWYAGTEGYVEPDCPCLAICYDNGRCQVMRYENDDNPVIIDTLMNVASIQWNHSGNVLAIAGSLRNPGGDKDVNVLNFYTPFGEHLRTLKVPGKQVTAVSWEGGGLRIGLAVDSYIYFANIRPDYKWGYCLNTVVYAYTRPDRMEYSVVFWDTKNNEKFVKYVKGLMSVTTCGDFCILATKADDSHPQEDVDPDAATATYVLVLCNSIGTPLDSKYIEIDPLFVTMTKTHVIAASKEAFYVWQYRVAKKLTALEINQVAKTRKEGRERVYHIDDTPSGTADGALDFTKAFAATRDPICCITASDRTLIVGRESGILQKYLLPNVSLAQKFSLSCRAYQLSLNCNSSRLAVIDMTGVLTFLDVDPRGSSGEAEEGASAGDPSKFERKDVWDMKWANDNPDLFAMMEKTRMYVFRNLDPEEPIQTSGFICNFEDLEIKSVLLDEIMKNPDRPNKDYLINFEIRSLRDSRALIEKVGIEDASQFIEDNPHPRLWRLLAEAALQKLELKTAEQAFVRCKDYQGIELVKRVDKLQSEDMKQAEVAAYFGRFEEAEKMYLDMDRRDLAISLRIKLGDWFRVLQLLRSGSGDSDDALQEQAYNAIGDYFADRQKWLNAVQYYLQGRNQERLAECYYMLEDYAGLERLANGLPENHKLLPDIGQMFVTVGMCEQAVSAYLRCNRPKAAVDACVHLNQWNKAVELAKDHNMKEIGPLLSKYASHLLEKRKTLEAVELYRKAHHFLDAAKLMFKIADDEARKRTRPLRVKKLYVLAALLVENYHSQLKQSQQSRAKGRKSEATSALTGLLEEDAASADSHMVDKAWRGAEAYHYFLLAQRQLYGGSVEASMNTALHLRDYDDIIPAVEIYSLLAVCSAAHRAFATCSRAFIKLESLESLSAEQRQLYEELALQIFTKHPPKDNRKSQLDSTDHGAEGKPPTCIVTGRSISDYQFWMCGVCKHCAHEQDITNYSYCPLCHSPLT; encoded by the exons ATGTTTATTTACCTGAGTAAGAAG ATCGCGATTCCCAACAACATCAGGCTGAAGTGTGTGTCCTGGAACAGAAACCAGGGCTTTATAGCATGTGGAGGAGACGAGGGGCTGCTGAAGGTCCTCAAACTGGAGACTCAGACAG ACGATGCCAAGCTGAAAGGTCTCGCAGCTCCGAGTAACCTCTCCATGAACCAGACGCTGGAAGGACACACCG GTGCGGTGCAGGTGGTGACCTGGAACGAGCAGTACCAGAAACTGACCACCAGCGACCAGAACGGCCTGATCATCGTCTGGATGCTCTACAAAG GCTCCTGGTACGAGGAGATGATTAATAACAGGAACAAGTCCGTGGTGCGGAGTATGAGCTGGAACGCCGACGGTGAGAAGATCTGCATCGTGTATGAAGACGGCGCCGTTATTGTGGGATCAGTGGACG GAAACCGTATCTGGGGAAAGGAGCTAAAGGGGATCCAGCTGGCCCATGTGGCCTGGTCTCCTGACAGCAAGATCCTGCTCTTCGGAATGGCCAACGGAGAGATCCACATCTACGACAACCAGGGCAACTTCATC ATGAAGATGACCCTGCACTGCTTGATGAACGTGACCGGGGCCGTCAGCATCGCAGGGATCCACTGGTACGCTGGAACCGAGGGTTACGTAGAGCCCGACTGCCCCTGTCTCGCCATCTGCTACGACAACGGACGCTGCCAGGTCATGCGCTACGAGAATGACGACA atccgGTGATCATCGACACCCTTATGAACGTCGCCAGTATTCAGTGGAACCACAGCGGCAACGTTCTCGCCATAGCCGGATCGCTCAGGAACCCCGGAGGAGATAAAGATGTCAACGTCTTGAACTTCTACACACCGTTTGGAGAG CACCTGCGCACTCTGAAGGTTCCTGGGAAACAGGTGACTGCGGTATCGTGGGAAGGTGGAGGGCTGAGGATCGGCCTGGCCGTGGATTCCTACATCTACTTCGCTAACATCAGACCTGATTACAAG tgggGTTACTGCTTGAACACGGTGGTGTACGCGTACACTCGTCCAGACCGGATGGAGTACAGCGTGGTGTTCTGGGACACGAAGAACAACGAGAAGTTTGTGAAGTACGTGAAGGGTCTGATGTCGGTCACCACATGTGGGGATTTCTGCATCCTGGCCACTAAAGCAGACGATTCTCAcccacag GAGGACGTCGACCCCGACGCAGCAACCGCAACG TACGTGCTGGTGTTGTGTAACTCCATCGGGACTCCTCTGGACTCCAAGTACATCGAAATCG ACCCGCTGTTCGTCACCATGACGAAGACTCACGTCATCGCAGCGTCTAAGGAGGCGTTCTACGTCTGGCAGTACCGCGTGGCCAAGAAGCTCACGGCGCTGGAGATCAACCAGGTCGCCAAGACCAGGAAGGAGGGCCGTGAAAG ggtttaCCACATCGATGACACTCCAAGTGGCACAGCTGATGGGGCGCTGGACTTCACCAAAGCCTTCGCA GCCACCAGAGATCCGATCTGCTGCATCACGGCGTCAGACAGAACCCTCATAGTG ggTCGTGAATCAGGGATCCTGCAGAAATACCTCTTGCCCAACGTCAGCCTGGCGCAGAAGTTTTCTCTGAGCTGCCGAGCGTATCAGCTCTCTCTGAACTGCAACTCCAG CCGCTTGGCCGTCATCGACATGACCGGAGTGCTGACGTTCCTGGACGTCGATCCGCGCGGCTCGTCCGGGGAAGCGGAGGAAGGCGCCTCGGCCGGAGACCCGTCCAAATTCGAGCGCAAGGACGTGTGGGATATGAAGTGGGCCAACGACAACCCCGACCTGTTCGCCATGATGGAAAAGACCAGGATGTACGTCTTCAGAAATCTGGACCCAGAG GAGCCGATTCAGACATCCGGATTCATCTGTAACTTTGAAGATTTGGAAATCAAGTCTGTGCTGCTGGATGAAATCATGAAG AACCCTGATCGGCCAAACAAGGACTACCTGATCAACTTCGAGATCCGTTCTCTGAGAGACAGCAGAGCGCTGATTGAGAAAGTGGGGATAGAGGACGCTTCACAGTTCATAGAGGACAATCCTCACCCCCGACTCTG GCGTCTCCTGGCCGAGGCGGCGCTGCAGAAGCTGGAGCTGAAGACGGCCGAGCAGGCGTTCGTACGCTGTAAAGATTATCAGGGCATCGAGCTGGTGAAGAGAGTGGACAAGCTGCAGAGCGAGGACATGAAGCAGGCCGAGGTGGCCGCGTATTTCGGTCGCTTCGAGGAGGCTGAGAAGATGTACCTGGATATGGAccgcag ggATCTGGCGATCAGTCTGAGGATTAAGCTGGGCGACTGGTTCCGGGTTCTGCAGCTGTTACGGAGCGGGTCAGGAGACAGCGACGACGCTCTGCAGGAACAGGCCTACAACGCCATCGGGGATTATTtcgcagacagacagaaatg GCTGAATGCGGTGCAGTACTACCTCCAGGGTCGTAATCAGGAGAGACTGGCGGAGTGTTACTACATGCTGGAGGATTACGCCGGTTTGGAGCGTCTCGCTAACGGTCTACCGGAGAACCACAAGCTGCTGCCG gacATCGGGCAGATGTTCGTCACCGTGGGGATGTGTGAGCAGGCAGTTAGCGCCTACCTCAGGTGTAACCGGCCCAAAGCAGCAGTGGACGCCTGCGTGCACCTGaaccag tGGAACAAAGCTGTAGAACTGGCTAAAGACCACAACATGAAGGAGATCGGTCCCCTGCTGTCCAAGTACGCCTCACACCTGCTGGAGAAGAGGAAGACCCTGGAGGCAGTGGAGCTCTACAGGAAGGCTCATCACTTCCTCGACGCCGCCAAGCTCATGTTCAAg ATCGCAGACGACGAGGCGAGGAAGCGGACGAGGCCGCTGAGGGTGAAGAAGCTGTACGTGCTCGCCGCCCTGCTGGTGGAAAATTACCACAGCCAGCTCAAACAGTCTCAGCAGAGCAGAGCCAAGGGCAGGAAATCCGAG GCCACCTCGGCTCTGACTGGGTTACTAGAAGAGGACGCCGCCTCGGCCGACAGTCACATGGTGGATAAAGCGTGGCGAGGAGCTGAGGCCTATCACTACTTCCTGCTGGCTCAGAGACAGCTCTACGGCGGCAGCGTGGAGGCCTCCATGAACACGG CCCTGCACCTGCGTGACTACGACGACATCATCCCCGCCGTGGAGATCTACTCGCTGCTGGCCGTGTGTTCGGCGGCTCACCGCGCCTTCGCCACCTGCTCTCGCGCCTTCATCAAGCTGGAGTCTCTGGAGAGCCTGAGCGCTGAGCAGAGGCAGCTGTACGAGGAGCTCGCGCTGCAGATCTTCACCAAACATCCGCCTAAAGACAACCGCAAGAGCCAACTGGACAGCACAGACCATGG tgcGGAGGGGAAACCGCCCACATGTATCGTGACAGGCCGGAGTATCTCTGATTATCAGTTCTggatgtgtggtgtgtgtaaacACTGCGCTCACGAGCAGGACATCACCAACTACAGCTACTGTCCCCTGTGTCACTCCCCTCTAACCTga
- the matn3b gene encoding matrilin-3b yields MAWFVRSLISFLTSLMMMMMMMMMEVEATYGPYRFIQDRSTARHRPLTYSRPAHGHNINFGALAEVCKSRPLDLVFIIDSSRSVRPAEFEKVKVFLSDMVDSLDVGVDATRIGLVNYASTVSIEFFLKTYANKADLKRAFSRVEPLSTGTMTGLAIKTTMERTFTEESGARSSNKNIPKVAIIVTDGRPQDKVEEVSASARAAGIEIYAVGVDRADMKSLKAMASHPLDDHVFYVETYGVIEKLTSKFRETLCGIDACALGHDCEHECVNRYNSYYCKCREGHVLNPDKKTCSQAKEARSDLVEDACMCEAQIAFQRKVHHSIKQINGKYILSCDCCKSACSS; encoded by the exons ATGGCCTGGTTTGTACGCTCGTTGATTAGTTTCTTGACatcactgatgatgatgatgatgatgatgatgatggaggtaGAGGCGACATACGGACCGTACAGATTTATCCAGGACAGATCTACGGCAAGACACCGACCACTGACCTACAGCAGACCTGCTCACGGACACAACATCAACTTTGGAG CCCTGGCAGAGGTGTGCAAGAGCCGCCCGCTGGACCTGGTGTTCATCATCGACAGCTCTCGCAGCGTCCGTCCTGCCGAGTTCGAGAAGGTCAAAGTGTTCCTCTCAGACATGGTGGATTCTCTGGACGTCGGCGTCGATGCCACACGTATCGGATTGGTCAATTACGCCAGCACGGTCAGCATCGAGTTCTTCCTGAAGACGTACGCCAACAAGGCAGATCTCAAACGTGCCTTTTCTCGAGTCGAGCCTCTCTCCACTGGCACCATGACCGGCCTGGCCATCAAAACAACAATGGAGCGCACGTTCACTGAGGAGTCCGGAGCCAGGTCGTCTAATAAGAACATCCCTAAGGTGGCCATCATCGTGACAGACGGGCGGCCGCAGGATAAAGTGGAGGAGGTGTCAGCTTCCGCCAGGGCTGCTGGGATCGAGATCTACGCTGTTGGAGTGGACAGGGCCGACATGAAATCTCTGAAAGCCATGGCGAGCCATCCCCTGGACGATCACGTGTTCTATGTGGAGACGTATGGCGTGATCGAGAAGCTCACGTCCAAGTTCAGGGAAACTCTGTGTG GTATCGATGCATGTGCACTCGGACACGACTGCGAGCACGAATGCGTGAACAGATACAACTCTTACTACTGCAAGTGCAGAGAGGGACATGTGCTTAACCCGGACAAGAAAACGTGCTCGCAAGCCAAGG AGGCTCGCAGTGATTTGGTCGAGGACGCGTGCATGTGTGAGGCTCAGATCGCGTTCCAGAGGAAAGTCCATCACAGTATTAAACAGATAAACGGCAAATATATCCTTTCCTGTGACTGCTGCAAGTCTGCCTGTTCTTCATGA